One genomic window of Micromonospora sp. WMMD1128 includes the following:
- a CDS encoding peptidoglycan recognition family protein, whose protein sequence is MHLSPPPSAGRMLLAAAVATATALATTGPVTAAPPNTLSSNDDRQKQYAAAAAEYGVPQNVLLGVSYLESRWDAHPGQPSTSGGYGPMHLTDAAHVLASPRSAHVDEDEDPRGDDSRPLTLDPATTAAPAREKPLPTASLQTLDAAATLTGLDAQKLRTDPAANIRGGAALLAAYQKALGGPVGAGTDAAAWYGAVARYSGADTSDAAAAFADEVYDQLGQGATRTTDDGQRVTMAATAARPDRGVLSRLGLRHAQRPDGLECPVRLACEWIPAPYEQLSADPGDYGNHDLGNRPKQQKIEYIVIHDTEGYFDPSVDLVKRADYLGWHYTLRSADGYVAQHIKAKDVGWHAGNWYVNAKSIGLEHEGFAGNGAWYTEAMYRSSAKLVRYLAQKFGIPLDRQHIIGHDNVPGITAAAVGGMHWDPGPYWDWSHYFDLMKAPFRTLGTARTGLVTIDPDVTTNRPAFVGCNQQPPGVPTPTPPAEPCPSHGSSAVLLRTAPSADAPLVNDLGLRPDGTPDTMYISDHGARASAGQTYAVAGRQGDWTAIWYLGQKAWFHNPTKAPTAKWSTGFVVTPRPGRATVPVYGRAYPEQAAYPDTIPYQAISPLQYTFAAGQRYAVGGVLPGEYYRAVSFDGSAPGDRTVVRGKNRYVQVQFGHRIMFVNLDDVLILPSPVGAPR, encoded by the coding sequence ATGCACCTCTCGCCCCCGCCGTCGGCCGGACGGATGCTGCTCGCCGCCGCCGTGGCGACAGCCACCGCGCTGGCGACCACCGGCCCGGTGACCGCCGCGCCACCGAACACCCTATCCAGCAACGACGACAGGCAGAAGCAGTACGCCGCCGCGGCGGCCGAGTACGGCGTGCCGCAGAACGTGCTGCTCGGCGTCTCCTACCTGGAGTCCCGCTGGGACGCCCACCCGGGGCAGCCCAGCACCAGCGGCGGCTACGGCCCGATGCACCTCACCGACGCCGCGCACGTCCTCGCCTCGCCCCGCAGCGCGCACGTCGACGAGGACGAGGACCCGCGCGGCGACGACTCCCGCCCGCTCACCCTCGACCCGGCCACGACCGCCGCACCGGCCCGGGAGAAGCCGCTGCCCACGGCCTCGCTCCAGACGCTCGACGCCGCCGCGACGCTCACCGGCCTCGACGCGCAGAAGCTGCGCACCGATCCGGCCGCGAACATCCGTGGTGGCGCGGCGCTGCTCGCCGCGTACCAGAAGGCACTGGGTGGGCCGGTCGGTGCCGGCACCGACGCGGCGGCCTGGTACGGCGCGGTGGCCCGCTACTCCGGCGCGGACACCTCGGACGCGGCGGCGGCCTTCGCCGACGAGGTCTACGACCAGCTCGGCCAGGGCGCGACCCGGACCACCGACGACGGGCAGCGGGTCACCATGGCCGCCACCGCCGCCCGGCCGGACCGCGGGGTGCTCAGCCGGCTCGGGCTGCGCCACGCGCAGCGGCCGGACGGGCTGGAGTGCCCGGTGCGGCTGGCCTGCGAGTGGATCCCCGCACCGTACGAGCAGCTCAGCGCGGACCCGGGCGACTACGGCAACCACGACCTGGGCAACCGGCCGAAGCAGCAGAAGATCGAATACATCGTCATCCACGACACCGAGGGCTACTTCGACCCCAGCGTCGACCTGGTGAAGCGCGCCGACTACCTCGGCTGGCACTACACGCTGCGCTCGGCGGACGGCTACGTCGCCCAGCACATCAAGGCCAAGGACGTCGGCTGGCACGCCGGCAACTGGTACGTCAACGCCAAGTCCATCGGCCTGGAGCACGAGGGCTTCGCCGGAAACGGCGCCTGGTACACCGAGGCGATGTACCGCAGCTCGGCCAAGCTGGTCCGCTACCTGGCGCAGAAGTTCGGCATCCCGCTGGACCGGCAGCACATCATCGGTCACGACAACGTGCCCGGCATCACCGCCGCGGCGGTCGGCGGCATGCACTGGGACCCGGGCCCCTACTGGGACTGGTCGCACTACTTCGACCTGATGAAGGCACCGTTCCGGACCCTCGGCACCGCGCGTACCGGCCTGGTCACCATCGACCCGGACGTCACCACCAACCGGCCGGCGTTCGTCGGCTGCAACCAGCAGCCGCCGGGCGTCCCGACGCCCACCCCGCCGGCCGAGCCCTGCCCGTCGCACGGCTCCTCGGCGGTGCTCCTGCGGACCGCGCCGAGCGCGGACGCCCCGCTCGTCAACGACCTCGGGCTGCGCCCGGACGGCACACCGGACACGATGTACATCTCCGACCACGGCGCCCGCGCCTCGGCCGGACAGACGTACGCGGTGGCCGGCCGGCAGGGTGACTGGACGGCAATCTGGTATCTCGGCCAGAAGGCGTGGTTCCACAACCCCACCAAGGCGCCCACGGCCAAGTGGTCCACCGGCTTCGTGGTGACGCCACGGCCCGGCCGGGCCACCGTCCCGGTGTACGGCCGCGCCTACCCGGAGCAGGCCGCCTACCCGGACACCATCCCGTACCAGGCCATCTCCCCGCTCCAGTACACGTTCGCGGCCGGCCAGCGGTACGCCGTCGGCGGCGTGCTGCCGGGCGAGTACTACCGGGCGGTCTCGTTCGACGGCTCGGCCCCCGGCGACCGCACCGTGGTCCGGGGTAAGAACCGGTACGTGCAGGTCCAGTTCGGCCACCGGATCATGTTCGTGAACCTCGACGACGTGCTGATCCTGCCGTCGCCGGTCGGCGCGCCCCGGTAG
- a CDS encoding C40 family peptidase: MPVATMPPHRHVPSAPSGPPAGSHRVVRRLLTLVAAVAVGAGMVAAPAYAAPSVDEIDAQIDKQWEKLEPTIEDYNKVRSQLKVNKKKSADLQKKMVPLELASTLAMNKVGDIAARYYMRGPSQEMGALLVSTKPGTLAEQLVMLDRVADDQRRQIASVLAARDKYNAQKQKLDRLIATEQQQEAKLASQKKQIDAEIKRLTGMLPVTSIRPAGCPKIDGVVSSAARTAIKTACAQVGDPYVWGATGPNSFDCSGLTQYAYKAAGISLTHFTGAQWNEGRKVSRSEARPGDLVFFGADLHHVGLYLGNGVMVHAPRTGKPVQVSSISTQPLAGFVRVG; this comes from the coding sequence GTGCCGGTGGCAACCATGCCCCCTCATCGTCACGTCCCGAGCGCTCCATCCGGCCCGCCGGCCGGGTCGCACCGGGTGGTACGCCGTCTCCTCACCCTGGTCGCGGCCGTCGCGGTCGGCGCCGGGATGGTGGCGGCCCCGGCGTACGCGGCGCCCTCGGTGGACGAGATCGACGCGCAGATCGACAAGCAGTGGGAGAAGCTCGAACCCACCATCGAGGACTACAACAAGGTCCGCTCCCAGCTCAAGGTCAACAAGAAGAAGTCCGCGGACCTGCAGAAGAAGATGGTGCCGCTGGAGCTGGCCTCGACGCTGGCGATGAACAAGGTCGGCGACATCGCCGCCCGCTACTACATGCGCGGCCCCTCGCAGGAGATGGGCGCGCTGCTGGTGAGCACCAAGCCGGGCACCCTGGCCGAGCAGCTCGTCATGCTCGACCGGGTCGCCGACGACCAGCGGAGGCAGATCGCCAGCGTGCTCGCGGCCCGCGACAAGTACAACGCGCAGAAGCAGAAGCTCGACCGGCTGATCGCGACCGAGCAGCAGCAGGAGGCCAAGCTGGCCTCGCAGAAGAAGCAGATCGACGCCGAGATCAAGCGGCTCACCGGGATGCTGCCGGTGACCTCGATCCGCCCGGCCGGCTGCCCGAAGATCGACGGCGTGGTGAGCAGCGCCGCGCGTACCGCCATCAAGACGGCGTGCGCCCAGGTCGGCGACCCGTACGTGTGGGGCGCCACCGGCCCGAACTCGTTCGACTGCTCCGGCCTGACGCAGTACGCCTACAAGGCGGCGGGCATCTCGCTCACCCACTTCACCGGCGCCCAGTGGAACGAGGGCCGCAAGGTTTCCCGCTCCGAGGCGAGGCCGGGTGACCTGGTCTTCTTCGGCGCCGACCTGCACCACGTCGGGCTCTATCTCGGCAACGGGGTGATGGTGCACGCGCCCCGGACCGGCAAACCGGTGCAGGTGTCGAGCATCAGCACCCAACCGCTCGCCGGCTTCGTCCGGGTCGGCTGA
- a CDS encoding hemolysin family protein, producing MPELLVALVLLLGNAFFVGSEFALIASRRTVIEPLAASSKRARWALAAMNQIPLMIAGAQLGITVCSLGLGAIAEPALAHLLELPFTALGLPASAVHPVAFVIALAVVVFLHTVVGEMVPKNITLAGPEPSALWLGPAMLAFCLATKPLLVAMKWAARQVLRLWRVEATDAVKTVFTAEELAGLVSQARTEGLLDAEEHARITGALALHSRTAADALQPWSTVTTVAEDVSPASLEVLATRTGRSRFPVVQRTTRRVLGFVHVKDVLGYAGASRRAPVPAEVYRPLAVVPPDRTLADLLLAMRRERRHMVLVSDGRRPLGVVTLDDVLTAIVGK from the coding sequence GTGCCTGAGCTGCTGGTGGCCCTGGTGTTGCTGCTCGGCAACGCCTTCTTCGTGGGCAGCGAGTTCGCGTTGATCGCCTCCCGCCGTACCGTGATCGAACCGCTCGCGGCGTCGTCGAAGCGGGCCCGGTGGGCGCTCGCCGCGATGAACCAGATCCCGCTGATGATCGCCGGCGCGCAGCTCGGCATCACGGTCTGCTCGCTCGGCCTGGGCGCGATCGCCGAGCCGGCGCTCGCCCACCTGCTGGAGCTGCCGTTCACCGCGCTGGGCCTGCCGGCCTCGGCGGTGCACCCGGTGGCCTTCGTGATCGCGTTGGCCGTGGTGGTGTTCCTGCACACGGTGGTCGGCGAGATGGTGCCGAAGAACATCACGCTCGCCGGTCCGGAGCCGTCGGCGCTCTGGCTCGGCCCGGCCATGCTCGCCTTCTGCCTCGCGACCAAGCCGCTGCTGGTGGCGATGAAGTGGGCGGCCCGGCAGGTGCTGCGCCTGTGGCGGGTGGAGGCGACGGACGCGGTCAAGACCGTGTTCACCGCCGAGGAGTTGGCCGGGCTGGTCTCCCAGGCGCGCACCGAGGGGCTGCTGGACGCCGAGGAGCACGCCCGGATCACCGGCGCGCTGGCCCTGCACAGCCGTACCGCGGCCGACGCCCTGCAACCCTGGTCGACGGTGACCACGGTGGCCGAGGACGTCTCACCGGCCTCGCTGGAGGTGCTGGCGACCCGCACCGGCCGGTCCCGCTTCCCGGTGGTGCAGCGGACCACCCGTCGGGTGCTGGGTTTCGTGCACGTGAAGGACGTGCTCGGGTACGCCGGGGCGAGCCGCCGGGCGCCGGTGCCGGCCGAGGTCTACCGGCCGCTGGCCGTGGTGCCGCCGGACCGTACGCTTGCCGATCTGCTGCTGGCGATGCGCCGCGAGCGCCGGCACATGGTGCTGGTCAGCGACGGCCGGCGGCCCCTGGGTGTGGTCACGCTCGACGATGTATTGACGGCGATCGTCGGCAAGTGA
- a CDS encoding hemolysin family protein, protein MPLVGFVLLTAGNAFFVAAEFALVTVDRAEIDRRAGEGDARAATVRRALRDLSFQLSGAQLGITITALLTGYLAEPALARLVTPLLHPFGGADRFAGLLALALATLLSMLFGELVPKNLALARPMPAALVTAAPMRAFSRACGWLIRLLNDSANRLVRRLGVEPQEELASARSPEELGLLAAISARAGALPPDTAMLLRRTIRFGDKRAAEAMTPRVDVVALRATASVAELLEASRRTGRTRFPVYEETLDLVTGVAGVPDALGVPLARRAGTTVAAVAREPVYVPESLDLDGVLAALKDAGADLAIVVDEYGGTDGVVTVEDLVEELVGEIADEFDPAAVDDLGPAELTVPGGERTVLVDGVLRADELVEQTGFRLPEGPYETLGGFLMARLGRIPVPGETVDEAGYEFTVVEVDRHRIEQVRVLRPEESDDGA, encoded by the coding sequence TTGCCCCTGGTCGGCTTCGTGCTGCTGACCGCCGGCAACGCCTTCTTCGTCGCGGCCGAGTTCGCCCTGGTCACCGTCGACCGCGCGGAGATCGACAGGCGGGCCGGCGAGGGGGACGCCCGGGCCGCCACGGTCCGCCGGGCGCTGCGGGACCTGTCCTTCCAGCTCTCCGGCGCCCAGCTCGGCATCACCATCACCGCGCTGCTCACCGGATATCTCGCCGAGCCGGCCCTGGCCCGGCTCGTGACGCCGCTGCTGCACCCGTTCGGCGGGGCGGACCGCTTCGCCGGGCTGCTCGCCCTGGCCCTGGCCACGCTCCTCTCGATGCTCTTCGGTGAGCTGGTGCCGAAGAATCTCGCGCTGGCCCGCCCGATGCCGGCCGCGCTTGTCACCGCCGCGCCGATGCGCGCCTTCTCCCGCGCCTGCGGGTGGCTGATCCGGCTGCTCAACGACTCGGCCAACCGGCTGGTCCGCCGGCTCGGTGTGGAGCCGCAGGAGGAGTTGGCGAGCGCCCGCTCCCCGGAGGAGTTGGGGTTGCTGGCGGCCATCTCGGCCCGGGCCGGCGCGCTGCCGCCGGACACCGCGATGCTGCTGCGCCGTACGATCCGCTTCGGCGACAAGCGGGCCGCCGAGGCGATGACCCCGCGGGTGGACGTGGTCGCGCTGCGCGCCACCGCCTCGGTGGCCGAGCTGCTGGAGGCGTCCCGGCGCACCGGCCGGACCCGGTTCCCGGTGTACGAGGAGACGCTCGACCTGGTCACCGGCGTCGCCGGGGTGCCCGACGCGCTCGGTGTGCCGCTGGCCCGCCGGGCCGGCACCACGGTTGCCGCGGTCGCCCGGGAACCGGTGTACGTGCCGGAGAGCCTGGACCTGGACGGGGTGCTCGCCGCCCTGAAGGACGCCGGCGCGGACCTGGCGATCGTGGTCGACGAGTACGGCGGCACCGACGGCGTGGTGACCGTGGAGGACCTGGTCGAGGAGCTGGTCGGGGAGATCGCCGACGAGTTCGACCCGGCCGCGGTGGACGACCTGGGGCCGGCGGAGCTGACCGTGCCCGGCGGGGAGCGGACGGTCCTGGTGGACGGCGTGCTGCGCGCCGACGAGCTGGTCGAGCAGACCGGGTTCCGGCTGCCCGAGGGGCCGTACGAGACGCTCGGCGGCTTCCTGATGGCCCGGCTCGGGCGCATTCCGGTGCCCGGCGAGACGGTCGACGAGGCCGGTTACGAGTTCACCGTGGTGGAGGTCGACAGGCACCGGATCGAGCAGGTCCGCGTGCTGCGCCCGGAGGAGTCCGACGACGGTGCCTGA
- a CDS encoding GPP34 family phosphoprotein, translated as MDGLLLTDELVLLAYDDGGANRLGRPHLDYGLAGALLLELALARRVEVADKRLVVTDPTPTGVPLLDEALATVGAGRPRKPKDWIGKLSKGLPDRVLDGLVGAGVLRRESDRVLLVFPRTRYPSPTGAEPAAETAARERMVAALVGNGPVDARTAALLTLARAVGLDRKLFRELPKERVKARLNEIAAGDWASAAVKKAIDEMQAAVIVATTVASTAAISAGS; from the coding sequence ATGGACGGTCTGCTGCTCACCGACGAACTGGTCCTGCTCGCCTACGACGACGGGGGCGCCAACCGGCTCGGCCGGCCGCACCTCGACTACGGCCTCGCCGGGGCGCTGCTGTTGGAGCTGGCACTCGCCCGCCGGGTGGAGGTGGCCGACAAACGGCTGGTGGTGACCGACCCGACCCCGACCGGTGTGCCGCTGCTGGACGAGGCACTGGCCACCGTGGGAGCCGGTCGGCCGCGCAAGCCCAAGGACTGGATCGGCAAGCTGTCCAAGGGCCTGCCGGACCGGGTGCTCGACGGGCTGGTCGGCGCCGGGGTGCTGCGCCGGGAGTCCGACCGGGTGCTGCTGGTCTTCCCGCGTACCCGCTATCCCTCGCCGACCGGCGCGGAGCCGGCAGCGGAGACCGCGGCCCGGGAGCGGATGGTGGCCGCGCTCGTCGGCAACGGTCCGGTGGACGCCCGGACCGCCGCGCTGCTCACCCTGGCCCGGGCCGTCGGCCTGGACCGCAAGCTCTTCCGCGAGCTGCCGAAGGAGCGGGTCAAGGCCCGGCTGAACGAGATCGCCGCCGGTGACTGGGCCTCCGCCGCGGTGAAGAAGGCGATCGACGAGATGCAGGCCGCGGTGATCGTCGCCACCACAGTCGCCAGCACCGCGGCGATCTCCGCCGGAAGCTGA
- a CDS encoding (Fe-S)-binding protein, whose product MGSVQIVTTILAAAITAVAVWLAVRAVMKMTAVIRLGQPAPERFADKGARTTKMLVETAGHTRMLKWSVVGAAHWFVMVGFIVLSLLVLEAYFEVVSPGGGLPVIGHWTVFGLATEWIGILGLVGIVVLMAIRLRNRPTRPGGLSRFTGSTMWQGYFVEWVVLLVLIFGFVIRGFKVATDHFEYPLWATPLSHAVGAALPDWSAGVSVAALIKIVISMTWLIVISLNVTMGVAWHRFLAFPNIFFKRDPAKPAGSGLGPLRPMTSEGKPLDFEEADPESDQFGVAQVEQFTWKGLLDFSTCTECGRCQSQCPAWNTGKPLSPKLLVLSLRDHAYAKAPYLLAGGGKDVTGEEKGTAEQLAGVDVLAMAEADRPLIGTAESGGVIDPDVLWSCTTCGACVEQCPVDIEHVDHIVDMRRYQVLIESSFPSEAGVMLRNLENKGNPWGAPQNTREDWTKGLGFEVPRVGEVDDFEYLFWVGCAGAFEDRAKKTTRAVATLLNEAGVSFAILGEGETCSGDPARRIGNEFVFQMLAQQNVETLNEAFEGREKSKRKIVATCPHCFNTLGNEYGQLGGEFEVVHHTQLLAHLVSAGKLTPVQPVDGGVTYHDPCYLGRHNRIFAAPREVLGSAIGDGRGGAASDSGAGRDSGLVEMPRNSERSFCCGAGGARMWMEEKIGKRINVDRVEEAMSTGAKTIAVGCPFCSTMLNDGVNGKGAGEDVEVVDVASVLLRSVRPESPSGEKEAAPAAG is encoded by the coding sequence ATGGGCAGCGTCCAGATCGTCACCACGATCCTCGCGGCCGCCATCACCGCCGTCGCGGTGTGGCTTGCGGTACGCGCGGTCATGAAGATGACGGCCGTCATCCGGCTCGGGCAGCCCGCGCCCGAACGGTTCGCCGACAAGGGCGCCCGCACGACGAAGATGTTGGTGGAGACCGCCGGCCACACCCGCATGCTGAAGTGGAGCGTGGTCGGGGCCGCCCACTGGTTCGTGATGGTCGGCTTCATCGTGCTGTCGCTGCTGGTGCTCGAGGCGTACTTCGAGGTGGTCTCGCCCGGTGGCGGGCTGCCGGTGATCGGGCACTGGACCGTGTTCGGCCTGGCGACCGAGTGGATCGGCATCCTGGGTCTGGTCGGCATCGTGGTGCTGATGGCCATCCGGCTGCGCAACCGGCCGACCCGTCCCGGCGGCCTGTCCCGATTCACCGGGTCGACCATGTGGCAGGGCTACTTCGTCGAGTGGGTCGTGCTGCTGGTCCTGATCTTCGGGTTCGTCATCCGGGGCTTCAAGGTCGCCACCGATCACTTCGAGTACCCGCTGTGGGCCACCCCGCTGAGCCACGCGGTCGGCGCCGCGCTCCCCGACTGGTCGGCCGGCGTCAGCGTGGCCGCCCTCATCAAGATCGTGATCTCGATGACGTGGCTCATCGTGATCTCGCTGAACGTCACCATGGGCGTGGCCTGGCACCGCTTCCTGGCCTTCCCCAACATCTTCTTCAAGCGCGACCCGGCGAAGCCCGCCGGATCCGGCCTGGGCCCGCTGCGCCCGATGACGAGCGAGGGCAAGCCGCTCGACTTCGAGGAGGCCGACCCCGAGTCCGACCAGTTCGGCGTCGCCCAGGTCGAGCAGTTCACCTGGAAGGGCCTGCTCGACTTCAGCACCTGCACCGAGTGCGGCAGGTGCCAGTCGCAGTGCCCGGCCTGGAACACCGGTAAGCCGCTGTCCCCGAAGCTGCTGGTGCTCAGCCTGCGCGACCACGCGTACGCCAAGGCGCCCTACCTGCTGGCCGGCGGCGGCAAGGACGTGACCGGCGAGGAGAAGGGCACCGCGGAGCAGCTGGCCGGCGTCGACGTGCTGGCCATGGCCGAGGCCGACCGGCCGCTGATCGGCACCGCCGAGTCCGGCGGCGTCATCGACCCGGACGTGCTCTGGTCCTGCACCACCTGCGGTGCCTGCGTCGAGCAGTGCCCGGTGGACATCGAGCACGTCGACCACATCGTCGACATGCGCCGCTACCAGGTGCTGATCGAGTCGAGCTTCCCGTCCGAGGCCGGCGTCATGCTGCGCAACCTGGAGAACAAGGGCAACCCGTGGGGCGCGCCGCAGAACACCCGCGAGGACTGGACCAAGGGGCTCGGGTTCGAGGTGCCCCGGGTCGGCGAGGTCGACGACTTCGAGTACCTGTTCTGGGTCGGCTGCGCCGGCGCGTTCGAGGACCGGGCCAAGAAGACCACCCGCGCGGTCGCCACGCTGCTGAACGAGGCCGGCGTCAGCTTCGCCATCCTCGGCGAGGGCGAGACCTGCTCCGGTGACCCGGCCCGCCGGATCGGCAACGAGTTCGTCTTCCAGATGCTCGCCCAGCAGAACGTCGAGACGCTCAACGAGGCGTTCGAGGGCCGGGAGAAGAGCAAGCGGAAGATCGTGGCGACCTGCCCGCACTGCTTCAACACCCTGGGCAACGAGTACGGCCAGCTCGGCGGCGAGTTCGAGGTGGTGCACCACACCCAGTTGCTGGCCCACCTGGTCAGCGCCGGCAAGCTCACCCCGGTGCAGCCGGTCGACGGCGGCGTGACCTACCACGACCCCTGCTACCTGGGCCGGCACAACCGGATCTTCGCCGCCCCCCGTGAGGTGCTCGGCAGTGCCATCGGAGATGGCCGGGGTGGCGCAGCGTCCGATTCCGGTGCGGGCCGCGACAGCGGCCTCGTCGAGATGCCGCGCAACAGCGAGCGCTCCTTCTGCTGTGGCGCCGGCGGCGCCCGGATGTGGATGGAGGAGAAGATCGGCAAGCGGATCAACGTGGACCGGGTCGAGGAGGCCATGTCCACCGGGGCGAAGACCATCGCGGTCGGCTGCCCGTTCTGCTCGACGATGCTCAACGACGGGGTGAACGGCAAGGGCGCCGGCGAGGACGTCGAGGTGGTCGACGTGGCGAGCGTGCTGCTGCGCTCGGTCAGGCCCGAGTCGCCGTCCGGTGAGAAGGAGGCCGCGCCGGCGGCCGGTTGA
- a CDS encoding cell division protein CrgA produces MPKSQVRKKKVYTPPTDVRPTATASTRKPSPIWLPVTAVALIVVGIGWLVVYYLSEQAYPVASWGYWNLAVGFGAMVSSLILLSRWR; encoded by the coding sequence GTGCCCAAGTCTCAGGTCCGCAAGAAGAAGGTGTACACCCCGCCGACGGACGTGCGTCCGACGGCGACGGCGTCGACGCGCAAGCCTAGCCCGATCTGGCTGCCGGTCACCGCCGTCGCGCTGATCGTGGTCGGCATCGGCTGGCTGGTCGTCTACTACCTTTCCGAGCAGGCGTACCCGGTCGCCTCCTGGGGCTACTGGAACCTCGCGGTGGGCTTCGGCGCGATGGTCTCCTCGCTGATCCTGCTCTCTCGCTGGCGCTGA
- a CDS encoding DUF881 domain-containing protein → MEYTSGAASWQKALRRAVAGLLPRRARQRRPGWSIGVPLIAAAAGLLFTTSATTAGGTPLREDRRPQLTQLIEDRREQVAASEAKAARLRDEVEARTESLAGTDGPVKTQRERAAASRQAAGFTALTGTGITIELNDADWGPGQPLPKGASNDDLVVHQGDVQAVVNALWAGGAEAMSIMNVRVLSTSAVRCVGNTLLLHGRVYSPPFKIVAIGDPAGFQRALAASEGVRVFKEVADHYQLGYTEHVSDVTVPAFEDSTALQSATVPR, encoded by the coding sequence GTGGAGTACACGTCCGGCGCCGCCTCCTGGCAGAAGGCCCTCCGCCGCGCGGTCGCCGGCCTGCTGCCCCGCCGGGCGCGCCAGCGACGCCCGGGATGGTCGATCGGCGTACCCCTGATCGCCGCCGCGGCCGGGCTGCTCTTCACCACGAGCGCGACCACCGCCGGCGGCACCCCGCTTCGGGAGGACCGGCGACCCCAGCTCACCCAGCTCATCGAAGACCGGCGCGAGCAGGTGGCGGCCAGCGAGGCCAAGGCCGCCCGGCTGCGCGACGAGGTCGAGGCCCGCACCGAGTCGCTCGCCGGCACCGACGGGCCGGTGAAGACGCAGCGCGAACGGGCCGCCGCGAGCCGGCAGGCCGCCGGGTTCACCGCGCTCACCGGCACCGGGATCACGATCGAGCTGAACGACGCCGACTGGGGCCCCGGCCAGCCGCTGCCCAAGGGCGCCAGCAACGACGACCTGGTCGTGCACCAGGGCGACGTGCAGGCGGTCGTGAACGCGCTCTGGGCCGGCGGCGCGGAGGCCATGTCAATCATGAACGTCCGCGTGCTGAGCACCAGCGCGGTACGCTGCGTCGGTAACACCCTGCTGCTGCACGGCCGGGTTTACTCCCCTCCTTTCAAGATCGTGGCCATCGGTGATCCCGCCGGGTTCCAGCGGGCGCTCGCCGCCTCTGAAGGAGTCCGGGTGTTCAAAGAAGTAGCCGATCACTACCAGCTCGGCTACACCGAGCACGTCTCCGACGTCACCGTGCCCGCGTTCGAGGACTCCACCGCGCTCCAGTCGGCGACGGTGCCCCGGTGA
- a CDS encoding class E sortase, which produces MTGDDPHERDARGHGRQPQEDRTAFLPKIDRPTPPPPLDLPWPDAGPSHSAPARRGATARPTAPPPPAWPGNQSRPPETPQVDPRRYAGPTAPTPDRRFAPPDRGTHSRPPVDGPYDRRTGPDRSDMPSGWPGAGVRPAAPGDGPTDFIPPLTGRSERHSAASERHPGGPERRSGTPGGPERHSGVPRAGGPVGRGPDVPAPADPGATAVLPTVPRRPADPLLDATGLMGAVPPAPATGDGGGEPPAEPPRPRRGERVVQLRPEQTGEGYRSVYSELTRPTAASRLRTVVRGAGELLITFGLVVLLFAGYEIWGKSVIVDAHQNDLNGQLAQEWAADPTVGPTTGPSTKPKPPAEGKPVAGLYIPKLDKHWVVVEGVSPDDIRYAPGHYPDSAMPGEVGNFSVAGHRIRSTFWRLDELKPDDAIVVETKTDWLVYQVYQQRIVKPSQVEVVAPVPGKPGSKATEKLLTLTTCNPKFDNYQRLIIHARFDHAQAKSAGRPAELEG; this is translated from the coding sequence GTGACCGGCGACGATCCCCACGAGCGTGACGCTCGCGGTCACGGCCGACAACCGCAGGAGGACAGGACCGCGTTCCTCCCGAAGATCGACCGCCCGACGCCACCGCCCCCGCTGGACCTGCCCTGGCCCGACGCCGGCCCGTCCCACTCCGCCCCGGCGCGGCGCGGCGCCACCGCCCGCCCGACCGCACCCCCGCCGCCCGCCTGGCCGGGCAACCAGTCCCGCCCGCCGGAGACGCCCCAGGTCGACCCCCGGCGGTACGCCGGTCCCACGGCCCCCACCCCCGACCGGCGGTTCGCGCCACCGGATCGGGGGACGCACTCCCGCCCGCCCGTCGACGGCCCCTACGACCGCCGCACCGGCCCGGACCGTTCCGACATGCCGTCCGGGTGGCCCGGGGCCGGCGTGCGACCGGCCGCGCCGGGTGACGGGCCCACCGACTTCATCCCGCCGCTGACCGGGCGGTCCGAGCGGCACTCCGCCGCATCCGAGCGGCACCCCGGCGGACCCGAGCGGCGCTCCGGTACGCCCGGCGGACCCGAGCGGCACTCCGGCGTACCCCGGGCGGGTGGCCCGGTCGGACGCGGCCCGGACGTGCCCGCACCGGCCGACCCCGGCGCGACCGCGGTGCTGCCCACCGTCCCCCGCCGGCCGGCCGATCCGCTGCTGGACGCCACCGGGCTGATGGGCGCGGTGCCCCCGGCGCCGGCCACCGGCGACGGTGGTGGCGAGCCGCCGGCCGAGCCGCCGCGACCACGGCGCGGCGAGCGGGTGGTGCAACTCCGGCCGGAGCAGACCGGCGAGGGATATCGCAGCGTCTACTCCGAGCTGACCCGCCCCACCGCCGCCTCCCGCCTGCGCACGGTCGTCCGCGGCGCGGGCGAGCTGCTGATCACGTTCGGGCTGGTGGTGCTGCTCTTCGCCGGATACGAGATCTGGGGCAAGTCGGTCATCGTCGACGCCCACCAGAACGACCTGAACGGCCAGCTCGCCCAGGAGTGGGCGGCCGACCCGACGGTCGGCCCGACCACCGGCCCGAGCACGAAGCCGAAGCCGCCGGCCGAGGGGAAGCCGGTCGCCGGCCTCTACATCCCGAAGCTCGACAAGCACTGGGTGGTGGTCGAAGGGGTCAGCCCGGACGACATCCGCTACGCCCCCGGCCACTACCCGGACAGCGCCATGCCCGGCGAGGTGGGCAACTTCTCCGTCGCCGGCCACCGCATCCGGTCCACGTTCTGGCGGCTGGACGAGCTGAAGCCGGACGACGCCATCGTGGTCGAGACCAAGACCGATTGGCTCGTCTACCAGGTCTACCAGCAGCGCATCGTCAAGCCGTCCCAGGTCGAGGTGGTCGCTCCGGTGCCGGGCAAACCGGGCAGCAAGGCGACCGAGAAGCTGCTCACGCTCACCACCTGCAACCCCAAGTTCGACAACTACCAGCGGCTGATCATCCACGCCCGTTTCGACCACGCCCAGGCCAAGTCGGCGGGCCGACCGGCCGAGCTGGAGGGCTGA